The following proteins come from a genomic window of Mariniflexile sp. TRM1-10:
- a CDS encoding DUF4136 domain-containing protein, with protein MKFLKATILLLLITSCAPIRVNYDFEKGTDFSKYKTYSYYADMKTGMSELDTKRFLDAFDAQMAAKGFMFSETPDFFVDIKSSEYQEAQRNTVGVGLGGGGGNVGGGVSIGLPIGQANVNRQITIDFVDENKKQLFWQAVTESSFSPNATPEKREQLFKALAEKVLAAYPPK; from the coding sequence ATGAAATTCCTTAAAGCTACCATTTTACTTCTTTTAATAACATCTTGCGCGCCCATTCGTGTCAATTATGATTTCGAAAAAGGAACTGATTTTTCAAAATACAAAACATATAGTTATTATGCCGATATGAAAACAGGTATGAGCGAATTGGATACCAAACGGTTTTTAGATGCTTTTGATGCGCAAATGGCAGCCAAAGGATTTATGTTTTCCGAAACACCCGATTTTTTTGTAGACATTAAAAGTAGCGAGTATCAAGAAGCACAACGTAATACTGTAGGTGTTGGTTTAGGTGGTGGCGGAGGTAATGTTGGCGGAGGTGTTTCCATAGGGTTGCCTATTGGTCAAGCGAATGTTAACCGCCAAATTACTATCGATTTTGTTGATGAAAATAAAAAACAACTCTTTTGGCAAGCCGTAACCGAATCGAGTTTTAGCCCAAACGCAACACCCGAAAAACGCGAACAACTGTTTAAAGCTCTTGCTGAAAAAGTATTGGCAGCATATCCTCCAAAGTAA
- a CDS encoding DUF6695 family protein, with translation MTSTGIILTLAYPETIVMVSKEWFSPFLRFLGVGKKNYLRAGHAALVLINKETGVLEYHDFGRYITPEPTGRVRGSDTDNELHFPLVAQIENDKITNLNAILEFLATHPKLTHGDGKMLASVCNAIDYKKARAHITNMQEKHFICYAAFIKNACNCARFVTDTLIASVTDNRIKKNLENSKWFTPSTVSNVVLANTETHAFEVSETGVISKFEGSRKSENVRCFLDKLKDHRPNFVGTLEPKPVDGLHEKAQWLPGIAAGAWFELHKTESDLEYLFRRISPVGHVDVEAVFMADSDTFNYHEAFEFVHYSNCKFFHVRQNGAIYRFVKQN, from the coding sequence ATGACTAGCACAGGCATTATTTTAACCTTAGCCTATCCAGAAACTATTGTGATGGTGTCTAAAGAATGGTTTTCGCCATTTTTAAGGTTTTTGGGTGTTGGGAAAAAGAACTATTTACGCGCTGGTCATGCTGCTTTGGTACTTATAAATAAAGAAACCGGTGTTTTGGAATACCACGATTTTGGTCGCTACATTACGCCCGAACCTACAGGACGCGTTCGAGGAAGTGATACCGATAACGAGCTGCATTTTCCGTTAGTGGCACAAATCGAAAATGATAAAATCACCAATTTAAACGCTATTTTAGAGTTTTTGGCAACCCATCCCAAACTAACACATGGCGATGGTAAAATGCTGGCATCGGTTTGTAACGCAATTGATTATAAAAAGGCACGGGCACATATTACCAACATGCAGGAAAAACATTTTATTTGTTACGCCGCTTTTATAAAAAACGCCTGTAATTGTGCGCGTTTTGTAACCGATACCTTGATTGCTTCGGTAACCGATAATCGTATTAAAAAGAATCTGGAAAACTCCAAATGGTTTACGCCCAGTACAGTCAGCAATGTGGTGTTGGCAAATACCGAAACACATGCTTTTGAAGTGAGTGAAACAGGTGTGATTTCAAAATTTGAAGGTTCTCGAAAAAGTGAAAATGTGCGTTGTTTTTTAGATAAACTTAAAGACCACAGACCAAATTTTGTGGGTACTTTAGAGCCTAAACCTGTTGATGGTTTACATGAAAAAGCACAATGGCTGCCCGGTATTGCAGCAGGTGCATGGTTTGAATTACATAAAACGGAATCCGACTTGGAATATCTTTTTAGAAGAATCTCACCTGTTGGGCATGTTGATGTTGAAGCTGTCTTTATGGCTGACAGCGACACTTTTAATTACCACGAAGCTTTTGAATTTGTACATTATTCAAACTGTAAATTCTTTCATGTGAGACAAAATGGTGCCATTTATAGGTTCGTGAAGCAGAATTGA
- a CDS encoding NRDE family protein translates to MCTVTIIPKGDNDFVLTSNRDEAPNRVSLPPDFYINKETRLLYPMDKLSGGTWIGLSEKNRVVCVLNGAFNIHERQEDYLKSRGVIALDFLTSESISTTAEAYDFINIEPFTMVLVDWNTTLKFYELVWDGAEKHFKELPLEPKIWSSSTLYTAAMKQERLQWFEDFKAENDLNAQTLLRFHKTAGADNKEFGVVMNRGFVKTTSITQIEKFRESLEMYHENLQNKTISSKTFKLSETVND, encoded by the coding sequence ATGTGTACAGTAACTATTATCCCAAAAGGAGACAACGATTTTGTATTAACCTCAAACAGGGACGAGGCTCCAAACAGAGTTTCGCTTCCGCCAGATTTTTATATAAATAAGGAAACCAGACTTTTATATCCTATGGATAAACTCTCAGGGGGGACTTGGATTGGTTTGAGCGAAAAGAACAGAGTGGTTTGTGTGTTGAATGGTGCGTTTAATATTCACGAACGTCAAGAAGATTACCTGAAAAGTAGAGGCGTCATTGCTTTGGATTTTTTGACTTCTGAAAGCATTTCAACTACCGCCGAAGCCTACGATTTTATTAATATCGAACCCTTTACGATGGTGCTAGTAGATTGGAACACGACTTTGAAATTTTACGAATTGGTTTGGGATGGCGCAGAAAAACATTTTAAAGAATTGCCATTGGAACCTAAAATTTGGTCGTCTTCTACACTCTATACTGCAGCAATGAAACAAGAACGCCTACAATGGTTTGAAGATTTTAAAGCTGAAAATGATTTGAATGCACAAACCTTATTGAGGTTTCATAAAACAGCAGGAGCCGATAATAAAGAGTTTGGTGTTGTTATGAATAGAGGTTTTGTAAAAACGACCAGTATCACGCAAATTGAAAAATTTAGAGAATCACTTGAAATGTATCATGAGAACTTACAAAACAAAACCATTTCAAGTAAAACCTTTAAACTTTCTGAAACAGTAAATGACTAG
- the pruA gene encoding L-glutamate gamma-semialdehyde dehydrogenase: MGKGFFNVPIAVNEPVKSYAPGTSERDAVLKAYKEMYTSTIDVPLYINGEDVITGNTRTMSPPHDHKHVVGTYHLAEKTHIDKAIATALEARKTWSLMPWEQRAGIFLKAAELVAGPYRYKINAATMIGQSKNIFQAEIDSACELVDFLRFNVQYMSDIYMEQPESTSDAWNRLEYRPLEGFTYAVTPFNFTAIAGNLPSCMALMGNVVIWKPSDSQIYSAKVIMDVFEEAGVPPGVINVVFGDPVMITETILSSPDFSGLHFTGSTFVFKELWKQIGNNIHNYKTYPRIVGETGGKDFIIAHKSANPKQVSTAIVRGAFEFQGQKCSAASRAYIPKSIWSDVKKHIIEDVNSFKMGSPEDMSNFITAVIHEGSFDKLAKYIDQAKTDKDAEIIVGGGYDKSKGYFIEPTVILTTNPKYTTMCTELFGPVITIYVYEDDAYSETLKLVDETSEYALTGAILATDRYAITEATTALQNCAGNFYINDKCTGAVVGQQPFGGARASGTNDKAGSAQNLLRWVSPRMIKETFVTPTDYRYPFLGE; encoded by the coding sequence ATGGGAAAAGGTTTTTTTAATGTACCAATTGCAGTTAACGAGCCTGTAAAAAGTTATGCGCCAGGAACCTCTGAACGCGATGCTGTTTTAAAGGCTTACAAAGAGATGTATACGAGTACTATAGACGTGCCTTTGTATATAAATGGAGAAGATGTAATAACAGGAAATACCCGAACCATGTCACCTCCACATGACCATAAACATGTTGTTGGGACCTATCATTTAGCTGAAAAAACACATATAGACAAAGCCATTGCAACTGCTTTAGAAGCCAGAAAAACGTGGTCTCTAATGCCTTGGGAGCAACGTGCAGGTATCTTTTTAAAAGCTGCTGAATTGGTTGCTGGCCCTTACCGCTATAAAATAAATGCTGCCACCATGATAGGGCAGTCTAAAAATATTTTTCAAGCAGAAATCGATTCAGCTTGCGAGCTTGTTGACTTTTTACGCTTTAATGTCCAATACATGTCAGACATTTATATGGAACAGCCAGAAAGCACAAGCGATGCATGGAACCGCCTTGAATACCGTCCGCTGGAAGGATTTACTTATGCAGTTACACCTTTTAATTTTACCGCTATTGCTGGTAACTTACCATCTTGCATGGCGTTAATGGGTAATGTTGTGATTTGGAAACCTAGTGATAGCCAAATATATTCGGCTAAAGTCATTATGGACGTTTTTGAAGAAGCTGGTGTTCCTCCAGGCGTAATCAACGTCGTTTTTGGGGACCCCGTGATGATTACCGAAACCATATTGTCTAGTCCAGATTTCTCAGGACTACACTTTACAGGATCTACTTTTGTATTTAAAGAACTTTGGAAACAAATAGGAAACAACATCCATAACTACAAAACCTATCCAAGAATAGTAGGTGAAACTGGAGGCAAAGATTTTATTATAGCTCATAAATCGGCTAATCCAAAACAAGTCTCGACGGCTATTGTTCGTGGAGCTTTCGAATTCCAAGGACAAAAATGTAGTGCAGCATCAAGAGCTTATATTCCAAAAAGTATTTGGAGTGATGTAAAAAAACATATTATAGAAGATGTAAACTCATTTAAAATGGGTTCTCCTGAAGATATGAGCAATTTTATTACTGCTGTAATTCATGAAGGTTCGTTTGATAAATTGGCAAAGTATATTGATCAAGCTAAAACAGATAAAGATGCTGAAATTATTGTTGGTGGTGGATATGATAAAAGTAAAGGCTATTTTATTGAACCTACTGTAATACTTACAACGAACCCAAAATACACAACGATGTGTACCGAATTATTCGGACCAGTAATTACTATTTATGTTTATGAAGATGATGCTTACTCTGAAACTTTAAAATTAGTTGACGAAACAAGTGAATACGCTTTAACTGGTGCTATTTTAGCAACTGATAGATATGCCATTACCGAGGCTACTACAGCTTTACAAAATTGTGCCGGCAACTTTTACATTAATGATAAATGTACTGGTGCTGTTGTAGGTCAACAACCTTTTGGAGGCGCACGTGCATCAGGAACTAACGATAAAGCAGGAAGTGCCCAAAACTTATTGCGTTGGGTATCTCCACGTATGATAAAAGAAACTTTCGTGACACCAACTGATTATCGCTATCCGTTTTTAGGAGAATAA
- a CDS encoding IS110 family RNA-guided transposase produces the protein MKKIRKNAGGIDIGAKKIFIGLEDKEVRSFDTFTSDLEQAVSYLEENNVTSVAMEATGVYWVILYDILKARGIDVWLVDGRSTKQVPGRKTDVKDCQWIQQLHSYGLLNRCFVADELVHELRSYQRLREDHIRSAAMHINHMQKALTLMNVRLKEVLDQVHGVSGLKIIRAILKGERDPGVLVKLCHGSVLKTKKELILKSLKGHYNEAGLFALGQAVVCYDFYQQQIAGCDLKMEEVLKKMGANRPKVSNKATPRKNVRHHKPNIEGMDRYLLQIFEGKDATVLPGITDYNWMQLLSEIGTDLHKWKTEKHFTSWLGLAPKQHHSGKMKKNYKAKGQPKAGLIFKQAATSLLNSKKIALGAFGRKIRAKKGASPAIKAMARKLAELYWKLFVKGLSYVEKGIKDYEEKILFNKQKNIMKMARELGLSISYKTAV, from the coding sequence ATGAAAAAAATCAGGAAAAACGCAGGAGGGATCGATATCGGAGCCAAAAAAATCTTCATAGGTCTTGAAGATAAGGAGGTTCGCAGTTTTGATACCTTCACATCAGATCTGGAACAGGCGGTATCTTACTTAGAGGAAAACAATGTAACCTCAGTGGCCATGGAAGCCACGGGAGTGTATTGGGTCATCCTCTATGATATATTGAAGGCAAGAGGCATCGATGTATGGTTGGTGGATGGCAGGAGCACAAAACAAGTTCCAGGCAGAAAGACCGATGTAAAGGACTGTCAATGGATACAGCAATTGCACAGCTATGGTTTGTTGAACCGTTGTTTTGTTGCAGATGAACTGGTACATGAACTAAGGAGCTATCAACGCCTGCGCGAAGATCACATCCGTAGTGCTGCTATGCATATTAACCATATGCAAAAAGCACTGACCCTGATGAACGTTCGGCTAAAAGAAGTTCTGGACCAAGTTCACGGGGTAAGTGGATTGAAAATAATCAGGGCGATCTTAAAGGGCGAAAGGGATCCCGGGGTTTTGGTAAAGCTATGCCATGGGAGTGTGTTGAAAACAAAAAAGGAACTGATCCTTAAATCCTTGAAAGGGCACTACAATGAAGCAGGGCTATTTGCTTTGGGCCAAGCAGTGGTGTGCTATGATTTTTATCAACAACAAATTGCCGGTTGTGATCTGAAAATGGAAGAAGTCCTTAAAAAGATGGGGGCAAACCGGCCTAAAGTATCAAATAAGGCAACTCCACGAAAAAACGTGAGGCACCACAAACCAAATATAGAAGGAATGGACCGTTATCTATTGCAAATATTTGAAGGCAAAGATGCTACGGTCCTACCCGGTATAACAGATTATAATTGGATGCAGCTCCTATCGGAAATAGGGACTGATTTACATAAATGGAAAACAGAAAAGCATTTTACTTCCTGGTTGGGACTGGCGCCAAAACAGCACCATTCGGGCAAGATGAAAAAAAACTATAAGGCTAAAGGACAACCAAAGGCCGGCCTGATATTTAAGCAAGCGGCCACGAGCCTGCTCAACAGCAAGAAAATTGCATTGGGTGCTTTTGGCAGAAAGATAAGGGCAAAGAAAGGGGCATCACCGGCAATAAAGGCAATGGCAAGAAAACTGGCAGAGCTCTATTGGAAGCTATTTGTTAAAGGACTGTCATATGTAGAGAAGGGAATCAAAGATTATGAGGAGAAGATCTTGTTTAATAAACAAAAGAACATTATGAAAATGGCAAGAGAACTTGGTTTGTCAATTAGCTATAAAACAGCGGTTTAG